The Streptomyces sp. NBC_00440 genome contains a region encoding:
- a CDS encoding FMN reductase, with the protein MTALKLVAVSAGLGRPSSTRLLADRLTEATSRALDGGDVEVQVIEIRDLATAIANHLVTGFPNPALREAIDAVAEADGLIAVTPVFTASYSGLFKSFFDLIDNTALAGTPVLVAATGGTARHSLVLEHAMRPLFAYLRAVVVPTAVYAASEDWGSDGDGDGGSLPGRIERAGRELAALMAGRSATAGAEDIYENVVPFAQQLAGLRAD; encoded by the coding sequence ATGACCGCGCTGAAACTGGTGGCGGTATCGGCCGGTCTCGGCCGGCCGTCGTCGACCAGGCTGCTGGCCGACCGGCTGACGGAGGCCACGTCCCGCGCGCTCGACGGCGGCGACGTCGAGGTACAGGTCATCGAGATCCGTGATCTGGCGACCGCCATCGCCAACCACCTGGTGACCGGCTTCCCGAACCCCGCCCTGCGTGAAGCCATCGACGCTGTGGCAGAGGCCGACGGCCTGATCGCGGTGACGCCGGTCTTCACCGCCTCGTACAGCGGGCTCTTCAAGTCGTTCTTCGACCTGATCGACAACACCGCGCTGGCCGGTACCCCGGTGCTCGTCGCCGCTACCGGCGGCACCGCACGCCACTCGCTCGTACTGGAACACGCGATGCGCCCGCTCTTCGCCTATCTGCGGGCGGTGGTCGTCCCCACCGCCGTCTACGCCGCATCCGAGGACTGGGGATCGGACGGCGACGGCGACGGCGGGAGCCTTCCGGGCCGCATCGAGCGGGCCGGCCGGGAACTGGCCGCACTGATGGCGGGCAGGTCCGCGACGGCCGGAGCGGAGGACATCTACGAGAACGTGGTGCCGTTCGCGCAGCAGTTGGCCGGACTCCGCGCCGACTGA
- a CDS encoding LLM class F420-dependent oxidoreductase, which translates to MTSESSDEVARFGTIGIWSAALHPAGPDRGGEVTEAVAELDELGYGTLWIGGSPSMDDVVPFVDATRRITVATGILSIWQHSATDVAEQVAGIEKRHPGRFVLGIGVSHDALAPKYARPYSEMVAYLDALDTASVPVPASRRVLAALGPKMLKLSAERAVGAHPYLVTAEHTAQAREALGADALLAPELKVVLDTDLDRARTVARGTLSMYLQLSNYTSNLLRLGFEDADFADGGSNRLLDALFALGDLETVRARVDAYRAAGADHVALQVLTGDRRSDLPRAEWRELASAFSLG; encoded by the coding sequence ATGACCTCTGAGAGCTCTGACGAAGTCGCGCGATTCGGCACCATCGGCATCTGGAGTGCGGCTCTGCACCCCGCGGGTCCCGACCGCGGCGGTGAAGTGACCGAGGCCGTGGCCGAGCTGGACGAGCTCGGCTACGGCACCCTCTGGATCGGCGGCAGCCCGTCCATGGACGACGTGGTGCCCTTCGTCGACGCGACGCGGCGCATCACCGTAGCGACCGGCATCCTGAGCATCTGGCAGCACAGCGCCACCGATGTCGCGGAGCAGGTGGCGGGGATCGAGAAGCGCCACCCGGGCCGGTTCGTGCTCGGGATCGGGGTCAGCCATGACGCACTCGCCCCGAAGTACGCCCGTCCGTACTCGGAGATGGTCGCCTACCTCGACGCCCTGGACACCGCGTCCGTCCCGGTGCCCGCCTCGCGCCGGGTGCTGGCCGCGCTCGGCCCGAAGATGCTGAAGCTCTCGGCCGAACGGGCCGTGGGCGCCCATCCCTATCTGGTCACCGCCGAACACACGGCGCAGGCGCGCGAAGCCCTCGGCGCCGACGCCCTGCTCGCTCCCGAGCTGAAGGTCGTACTCGACACCGATCTCGACCGGGCGCGCACCGTCGCGCGCGGCACGCTCTCGATGTACCTGCAACTCTCCAACTACACCAGCAATCTGCTGCGGCTCGGTTTCGAGGACGCCGACTTCGCCGACGGCGGCAGCAACCGGCTCCTTGACGCACTGTTCGCGCTGGGCGACCTGGAGACGGTGCGGGCCCGGGTGGACGCGTACCGTGCGGCGGGCGCCGACCATGTGGCGCTCCAGGTGCTGACGGGGGACCGGCGCAGCGACCTGCCCCGCGCCGAGTGGCGCGAGCTGGCGTCGGCCTTCTCCCTCGGCTGA
- a CDS encoding LLM class flavin-dependent oxidoreductase — translation MQFGIFTVGDVTTDPTTGKAPSEHERIKAMVAIALKAEEVGLDVFATGEHHNPPFVPSSPTTLLGHVAARTENIILSTSTTLITTNDPVKIAEDYAMLQHLADGRVDLMMGRGNTGPVYPWFGQDIRQGIPLAVENYALLHELWRNDVVDWEGKFRTPLQSFTATPRPLDGVPPFVWHGSIRSPEIAEQAAYYGDGFFANNIFWPKDHFKRLITFYRERFAFYGHGTPRQATVGLGGQVFMRKNSQDAVREFRPYFDNAPVYGHGPSLEEFTEQTPLTVGSPQEVIEKTLTFRESFGDYQRQLFLMDHAGLPLKTVLEQLDILGEEVVPVLRKEFAKDRPADVPDGPTHAALVAERDRGLRAGTEEAVV, via the coding sequence ATGCAGTTCGGAATCTTCACCGTCGGCGACGTCACGACCGACCCGACCACGGGGAAGGCGCCGTCCGAGCACGAGCGGATCAAGGCGATGGTCGCCATCGCGCTCAAGGCGGAGGAGGTGGGCCTGGACGTCTTCGCTACCGGCGAGCACCACAACCCGCCGTTCGTGCCGTCTTCCCCCACCACGCTGCTCGGCCATGTCGCGGCCCGCACCGAGAACATCATCCTCTCCACCTCCACCACCCTCATCACGACGAACGACCCGGTGAAGATCGCCGAGGACTACGCGATGCTCCAGCACCTGGCCGACGGCCGCGTCGACCTGATGATGGGCCGCGGGAACACCGGGCCGGTCTACCCGTGGTTCGGCCAGGACATCCGGCAGGGGATCCCGCTCGCCGTGGAGAACTACGCACTGCTGCACGAGCTGTGGCGGAACGACGTCGTGGACTGGGAGGGCAAGTTCCGTACACCGCTGCAGAGTTTCACCGCCACGCCCCGCCCCCTCGACGGTGTGCCGCCGTTCGTCTGGCACGGCTCGATCCGCAGTCCGGAGATCGCCGAGCAGGCGGCGTACTACGGCGACGGCTTCTTCGCCAACAACATCTTCTGGCCGAAGGACCACTTCAAGCGGCTGATCACGTTCTACCGGGAGCGCTTCGCCTTCTACGGACACGGAACTCCCCGGCAGGCGACGGTGGGACTCGGCGGGCAGGTGTTCATGCGGAAGAACTCGCAGGACGCCGTACGTGAGTTCCGGCCCTACTTCGACAACGCGCCGGTGTACGGGCACGGGCCCTCGCTGGAGGAGTTCACCGAGCAGACACCGCTGACCGTGGGCAGTCCGCAGGAGGTCATCGAGAAGACCCTGACGTTCCGGGAGTCCTTCGGCGACTACCAGCGCCAGCTGTTCCTGATGGACCACGCGGGCCTGCCGCTGAAGACCGTCCTCGAACAGCTCGACATCCTCGGCGAGGAGGTGGTGCCGGTGCTGCGAAAGGAGTTCGCGAAGGACCGGCCGGCGGACGTGCCGGACGGTCCCACCCATGCGGCGCTCGTCGCCGAACGTGACCGCGGTCTGCGGGCCGGGACCGAGGAGGCAGTGGTATGA
- a CDS encoding exo-alpha-sialidase: protein MALTWRAPTSLRRLAVALSAVVAALAAVAVVTTGPAAAADGSQSAVVSQDCTSSRIRVALLNPTAAATTFTVTWPGNGTWTRAVAAGDRTDLYFSKPSGTDYSFRTTTPQGLDRTTTGTLDCGRSMAAQVSAECPRAADGSPAATHRLKLTLVNRSDTSKTFTVGWEGRSGSPWTRTVAARSSDDTLSWTVADGTPYRIRTTATGFDRTESGTVRCGLAAGTPGMNARTLFAAHTSTSAGTPIAGLNRAKADGSGYETYTGTAASVRIPAMAVTDNGTVIAMADARIDSSGDLGGSSNNIQVAMRRSTDGGATWTGASTVAHAATTSEGYGDSSLLVDRSAGPDGKVYAFINYSPAPGIGYAGSSAGSNSATDTTAMHIRVISSTDNGATWSRPVDLNPQVKSVKWAGMFASSGHGIQLSDGRLVQPIVYKQDGADHAGNIYSDDHGATWHAGAAAATGVNENKAVQRDSGQVVQNLRSDSGGNRWYATAADTAAGRNVAGAYGPAWNSGLIDPGCNGDEISYLRPTDVGSGGYPALTPVTVQSNNASGDRSELTVRTSEDDGVTWPHQVLIKSGAAGYSTTAVLNDGVIGDLYEIGDTGGIVFSSFTPDWARQS from the coding sequence ATGGCATTGACGTGGAGAGCACCAACGTCCCTGCGGAGACTGGCTGTTGCCCTGTCGGCGGTGGTGGCGGCACTCGCCGCCGTCGCCGTGGTGACAACGGGCCCGGCCGCCGCGGCCGACGGCAGCCAGTCGGCCGTGGTCAGCCAGGACTGCACCAGCAGCCGGATCCGGGTGGCGCTGCTCAACCCCACCGCCGCGGCCACCACCTTCACGGTCACCTGGCCGGGCAACGGCACCTGGACCCGGGCGGTGGCCGCCGGTGACCGTACCGATCTGTACTTCTCCAAGCCCAGCGGTACGGACTACTCGTTCCGCACCACCACACCCCAGGGGCTGGACAGGACCACGACGGGCACCCTGGACTGCGGCCGGTCGATGGCCGCGCAGGTCAGCGCGGAGTGCCCGCGCGCCGCTGACGGTTCGCCGGCCGCGACCCACCGGCTGAAGCTCACCCTGGTCAACCGCTCCGACACATCGAAGACCTTCACTGTGGGGTGGGAGGGCCGCTCCGGCTCCCCCTGGACCCGGACCGTGGCGGCGCGCAGTTCCGACGACACGCTGTCGTGGACGGTGGCCGACGGAACCCCGTACCGGATCAGGACGACGGCCACCGGCTTCGACCGCACCGAGAGCGGGACCGTGCGCTGCGGGCTGGCCGCGGGCACACCCGGAATGAACGCTCGGACGCTCTTCGCCGCGCACACCTCCACCAGCGCGGGAACCCCGATCGCCGGTCTGAACCGGGCCAAGGCGGACGGCAGCGGCTACGAGACCTACACCGGCACCGCCGCGTCGGTCCGTATCCCCGCGATGGCCGTCACCGACAACGGCACGGTCATCGCCATGGCCGACGCCCGCATCGACAGCTCCGGCGACCTGGGCGGCAGCAGCAACAACATTCAGGTGGCCATGCGCCGCAGCACCGACGGCGGCGCCACCTGGACGGGCGCCTCCACGGTCGCGCACGCGGCGACGACCAGCGAGGGGTACGGCGACAGCAGCCTCCTGGTGGACCGTTCGGCCGGTCCGGACGGCAAGGTCTACGCGTTCATCAACTACTCGCCCGCGCCCGGCATCGGCTACGCGGGCTCGTCGGCCGGCTCGAACTCGGCGACCGACACCACCGCCATGCACATCCGGGTGATCTCCTCCACGGACAACGGTGCCACCTGGAGCCGCCCGGTGGATCTGAACCCGCAGGTCAAAAGCGTCAAGTGGGCCGGGATGTTCGCCTCTTCCGGCCACGGCATCCAGCTCTCCGACGGCCGCCTCGTCCAGCCGATCGTCTACAAGCAGGACGGGGCCGACCACGCGGGCAACATCTACTCCGACGACCACGGCGCCACCTGGCACGCGGGCGCCGCGGCGGCGACCGGCGTCAACGAGAACAAGGCGGTCCAGCGCGACAGCGGCCAGGTGGTGCAGAACCTGAGGTCGGACAGCGGAGGCAACCGCTGGTACGCCACCGCCGCGGACACGGCCGCCGGCCGCAACGTCGCGGGCGCCTACGGTCCGGCCTGGAACTCCGGCCTGATCGACCCCGGTTGCAACGGCGACGAGATCTCGTACCTCAGGCCCACCGATGTGGGATCCGGCGGATACCCGGCCCTGACGCCCGTCACGGTGCAGAGCAACAACGCGTCCGGCGATCGCAGTGAGCTGACCGTGCGGACCAGCGAGGACGACGGTGTGACCTGGCCGCACCAGGTGCTGATCAAGTCGGGCGCGGCCGGCTACTCGACCACGGCGGTCCTCAACGACGGGGTGATCGGCGACCTCTACGAGATCGGCGACACCGGCGGCATCGTCTTCAGCAGCTTCACCCCCGACTGGGCACGGCAGTCCTGA
- a CDS encoding nitrate/nitrite transporter: protein MGTATPIAAPTPAPTKPTASAYRNLVLATIGFTLTFWAWSLIAPLGSDYKDRLGLSSFQQSLLVAVPVIVGSLGGIPVGALTDRCGAKVMFPLVTAFTIVPVLLLIPAKNSYGALLAVGFLLGLGGTTFAIGIPLVNSWFPPSERGLALRVFGMGMGGVALSGYFTTRIAEHGVNLPFIVVAIALAAFAGLGALLITDHPDRQVPTTTLATRLGSAGRLRVTWELSALYAIGFGGIVAFGVYLPTYLKTWYNLSPTDAGTKAAGFALVTVVFRPVGGRLADLIHPAVVTAGALARVALMAIVQAFDPQLNPTGTVCLLLMAAGLGTASGSVFALVSQVTPQPQVGSVTGIVGAMGGLGGFVPPLVMGAIYSAKGTYSIGFMLLSDLSLAGCVYAFGRMRTIRPSTGGSTPGGSSTGRSSAGGSTPAEPRSARTPDRSET, encoded by the coding sequence ATGGGCACCGCAACACCCATCGCCGCCCCGACGCCCGCACCCACGAAACCCACCGCGTCCGCGTACCGGAACCTGGTGCTCGCGACGATCGGCTTCACTCTGACCTTCTGGGCGTGGTCCCTGATCGCACCGCTGGGCAGCGACTACAAGGACCGGCTCGGGCTCAGCTCCTTTCAGCAGTCGCTGCTGGTCGCCGTGCCCGTGATCGTCGGCTCACTGGGCGGGATCCCGGTCGGCGCACTCACCGACCGGTGCGGCGCGAAGGTGATGTTCCCGCTGGTCACGGCGTTCACCATCGTGCCGGTGCTGCTGCTGATCCCCGCGAAGAACTCGTACGGCGCGCTGCTCGCCGTCGGCTTTCTGCTGGGGCTCGGCGGTACGACCTTCGCGATCGGCATCCCGCTGGTCAACTCCTGGTTCCCGCCCTCCGAACGGGGCCTGGCGCTCCGTGTGTTCGGTATGGGCATGGGCGGAGTCGCCCTCTCCGGTTACTTCACGACGCGGATCGCCGAGCACGGCGTCAACCTGCCGTTCATCGTGGTGGCGATCGCGCTGGCCGCGTTCGCCGGGCTCGGCGCATTGCTGATCACCGACCATCCGGACCGGCAGGTGCCCACCACCACGCTGGCGACCCGGCTCGGCAGCGCCGGACGGCTGCGGGTGACGTGGGAGCTGTCGGCGCTGTACGCGATCGGGTTCGGCGGGATCGTGGCGTTCGGCGTCTATCTGCCCACGTATCTGAAGACCTGGTACAACCTCTCCCCCACCGACGCGGGTACCAAGGCCGCCGGTTTCGCGCTCGTCACCGTCGTCTTCCGGCCCGTCGGCGGACGCCTCGCCGACCTGATCCACCCCGCCGTCGTCACCGCGGGCGCCCTCGCCCGGGTCGCGCTGATGGCGATCGTCCAGGCCTTCGATCCGCAGCTGAACCCCACCGGCACCGTCTGCTTGCTCCTCATGGCGGCGGGCCTCGGCACAGCGAGCGGCAGTGTGTTCGCCCTGGTCTCCCAGGTCACCCCGCAGCCCCAGGTGGGCAGCGTGACCGGGATCGTCGGGGCGATGGGCGGACTGGGCGGCTTCGTTCCGCCCCTGGTCATGGGGGCGATCTACAGCGCCAAGGGCACCTACTCGATCGGCTTCATGCTGCTCTCCGACCTGTCGCTGGCCGGGTGCGTCTACGCGTTCGGACGGATGCGGACGATCAGACCGTCCACCGGCGGATCGACTCCCGGCGGATCGTCCACCGGCCGATCGTCTGCCGGCGGATCGACTCCCGCCGAACCGCGATCAGCCAGAACCCCCGACCGGTCCGAAACTTGA
- a CDS encoding FadR/GntR family transcriptional regulator, with product MESRHILEGRQGRSLLRQEVSEGIKRYILENKLRPGDPLPTESELSATLGASRSSVREAVKTLDALDIVEVRHGHGTYVGRLTLSALVEGLTFRGLLSRDDDFKVMSDLVDVRELFERGMAERILTSLDSDHLRTLYRIVDDMERSGSGDGTGFVEADRAFHALLVEPLGNELIGQLSLAFWDVYTIVVPHLGVITSKDEAETVANHRRIVDAARAGDAEAFTRAIAEHYAPVRRRVQEARAAAPAG from the coding sequence GTGGAGAGCCGACACATCCTGGAAGGACGTCAGGGGCGTTCCCTGCTGAGACAGGAGGTCAGCGAGGGCATCAAGCGGTACATCCTGGAGAACAAACTCCGCCCGGGAGATCCGCTGCCCACCGAGAGCGAACTGAGCGCCACGCTCGGCGCCAGCCGGTCGAGCGTCCGCGAGGCGGTCAAGACCCTCGACGCGCTGGACATCGTGGAGGTGCGGCACGGCCACGGCACTTACGTCGGCAGGCTCACCCTCTCGGCTCTGGTGGAGGGGCTCACCTTCCGCGGACTGCTCAGCCGTGACGACGACTTCAAGGTCATGTCGGACCTGGTGGACGTACGCGAACTGTTCGAGCGCGGGATGGCGGAGCGCATCCTCACCTCCCTGGACAGCGACCACCTCCGCACCCTCTACCGCATCGTGGACGACATGGAGCGCTCGGGGAGCGGCGACGGTACGGGCTTCGTCGAGGCCGACCGCGCCTTCCACGCCCTGCTGGTCGAGCCCCTCGGCAACGAGCTGATAGGGCAGTTGTCGCTCGCGTTCTGGGATGTCTACACGATCGTCGTGCCGCATCTCGGCGTGATCACCAGCAAGGACGAGGCCGAGACCGTGGCCAACCACCGCAGGATCGTCGACGCCGCCCGCGCCGGCGATGCCGAGGCCTTCACCCGCGCCATCGCCGAGCACTACGCACCGGTCAGGCGACGGGTACAGGAGGCACGGGCGGCGGCTCCGGCCGGCTGA